A stretch of the Phycisphaerales bacterium genome encodes the following:
- a CDS encoding DUF4212 domain-containing protein, which yields MSKDVSTDLDHKRKRYFRANVVCILCLLGIWAFVSFGCGILLAPWLNQWKLFGSGYPLGFWFAQQGSIYVFVILIFIYVIFMNDLDRRYSNEKRS from the coding sequence ATGAGCAAAGACGTATCTACCGATCTGGACCATAAACGCAAGCGTTACTTTAGAGCCAATGTGGTGTGTATTTTGTGCCTGCTTGGCATATGGGCATTTGTGTCATTTGGTTGTGGCATTTTGTTAGCCCCTTGGTTGAATCAATGGAAACTTTTTGGCTCTGGCTATCCTCTGGGATTTTGGTTTGCTCAGCAGGGATCGATTTATGTCTTTGTGATACTCATTTTCATATACGTCATTTTTATGAATGATCTTGATCGACGTTACAGCAATGAAAAGAGGTCCTAA
- a CDS encoding magnesium chelatase: protein MTQYALQNRPATLAQLHDSGWKSRSVKDELRDNLVAAMESGEQLFPGILGYDDTVIPEILNGVLSKHDLLFLGEKGQAKSRIMRLLVNYLDDAIPYLDISGCPVHEDPTAPITNAGRRLLETMDPDDIPIAWWPKADRYAERLAPGTKFADLIGEIDPAQILSGGVRLNSEEALSFGLIPRMHRGIFAMNELPDLDDLVQVGLFNILEERDVQIRGYPISFDIDVAVLFSANPSTYNRSGKVIPQLKDRIGTTIVTHYPRERDLGIQITTDQAEADGLSDLDDLYPVMIPRFMTEVVEQMSIVARASKWVDQASGVSARFSIANYKTMVSSARRRAILLPTNGDRRPEVPRISDLAHFHGSAIGKLELDMMGTHQMSERQVLDAILAQAVGEVFTEYVDGFGLTDITDTFSEGIRIEVGDMLPSEQYAEAMSQVPAAWEKAFEVNAANDPAVRASCVEFVLAGLWATDQISRGVRHGRVEYEI from the coding sequence ATGACCCAATACGCACTTCAAAACCGCCCCGCCACACTCGCCCAACTCCATGACTCTGGCTGGAAAAGCCGCAGCGTCAAAGACGAACTCAGAGACAATCTTGTGGCCGCCATGGAGTCTGGTGAACAGCTGTTTCCTGGCATTCTTGGATATGACGATACGGTCATTCCTGAAATATTAAACGGTGTACTTTCGAAGCATGATCTGCTCTTTCTAGGAGAAAAAGGCCAAGCAAAAAGTCGCATCATGCGACTGCTGGTGAACTATCTTGATGATGCTATTCCATATCTTGATATTTCCGGATGCCCCGTTCATGAGGATCCAACTGCACCTATCACGAACGCTGGGCGAAGGTTGCTAGAGACAATGGATCCGGACGATATTCCAATTGCCTGGTGGCCAAAAGCGGATCGGTACGCAGAGCGACTCGCACCCGGAACAAAGTTTGCTGATCTGATTGGTGAAATCGATCCTGCTCAAATCTTATCAGGTGGCGTTCGCTTAAATTCTGAGGAAGCACTGAGCTTTGGTCTCATACCACGCATGCATCGAGGCATCTTTGCAATGAATGAATTGCCAGATCTTGATGACTTGGTTCAAGTAGGGCTGTTCAATATTCTTGAAGAACGTGATGTTCAGATTCGAGGCTACCCAATTAGTTTTGATATTGATGTGGCGGTTCTTTTTAGCGCAAATCCGTCAACATACAATCGATCTGGAAAGGTCATTCCACAGCTCAAGGATCGGATCGGAACAACCATCGTGACCCACTATCCTCGCGAACGGGATCTGGGCATTCAAATCACAACCGATCAAGCAGAAGCAGACGGCCTCTCTGATCTTGATGATCTTTATCCAGTCATGATTCCTCGTTTCATGACCGAAGTTGTTGAGCAAATGTCAATTGTCGCCCGTGCAAGTAAGTGGGTTGATCAAGCATCCGGTGTTTCGGCGCGCTTTAGCATTGCAAACTATAAGACGATGGTCTCAAGCGCCAGACGAAGAGCAATCCTTCTTCCAACTAATGGTGATAGACGACCTGAAGTTCCACGGATCAGTGATTTGGCTCACTTCCATGGATCCGCAATTGGCAAGCTTGAACTCGACATGATGGGTACCCATCAAATGTCAGAGCGACAGGTACTTGATGCCATCCTTGCACAAGCTGTCGGTGAAGTCTTTACCGAATATGTGGATGGATTTGGATTAACCGACATCACTGACACCTTCTCAGAAGGCATACGAATCGAAGTCGGGGACATGCTTCCCAGTGAGCAGTACGCCGAAGCAATGAGTCAGGTACCAGCGGCATGGGAAAAAGCTTTTGAGGTCAATGCCGCTAATGATCCAGCGGTAAGAGCTAGTTGTGTCGAGTTTGTATTAGCTGGACTCTGGGCGACAGATCAGATTAGCAGAGGCGTGCGCCATGGACGTGTCGAATATGAAATCTAA
- a CDS encoding VWA domain-containing protein, with translation MDVSNMKSNPDPRPQLGGVVHSYLGYDPKHFPSPTKGSEDGIAMAAMDHLMQFGNQVSLTEEELADAIEIDPSQISGLGPSLEALIALLEARKARILETFDPISAFKDSIEAYKFSAQSIQMPKGKLAKQVDRAITKQSIPELERIWYRAEYSDRDLANSIMKLIKTLGTRLTIEQMLARYVFSGNETLTTNEAIDVYEELQTIDELLKQLEEAKKNARIGIINMDALRAFVDEADVNELQEMQSTIADMIREQAELAGLERNADGYQLGSKALRTIQGSLLDEIFKSLDASRSGRHSGPIIGDGVVEMERTRPYEFGDSAAHLNIARTLTNAAIRTTSKNLPFGVGSDDIEMHVTRNNPRAATSVIMDMSGSMRSGGQYIACKKMALALDGLIRREYPGDHLSLIEMYSFAKLRHISEIPELLPKPVTIRDPLVRLKVDMSNTEINEFMIHPHFTNIQASMRLARTVLAGQDTPNKQIMLITDGLPTAHFEGDHLYMLYPPDPLTEEATMREANRCAKDGITINIFLVPSWSQNSEDIAFAYRLAETTRGRVFFTAGNDLDRFVLWDYLEQKRRIIG, from the coding sequence ATGGACGTGTCGAATATGAAATCTAATCCAGACCCGCGCCCACAACTTGGTGGTGTCGTCCACAGTTATCTTGGATACGATCCCAAGCATTTTCCTTCTCCTACCAAAGGTAGTGAAGATGGCATCGCCATGGCAGCGATGGACCATCTGATGCAGTTTGGAAATCAAGTGTCTTTAACTGAAGAGGAGCTTGCAGATGCTATCGAGATTGATCCATCTCAAATCTCTGGACTTGGCCCAAGTCTTGAAGCACTGATCGCTCTTTTAGAAGCGCGCAAAGCGCGTATTCTTGAAACCTTTGATCCAATATCAGCTTTTAAAGACTCAATCGAAGCCTACAAATTCTCGGCGCAGTCGATTCAAATGCCGAAAGGAAAACTCGCGAAACAAGTTGATCGTGCTATTACGAAACAGTCCATTCCAGAACTTGAACGAATTTGGTATCGGGCTGAGTATTCTGATCGTGATCTTGCCAACTCAATCATGAAGCTCATCAAAACACTGGGAACTCGACTGACGATCGAACAGATGCTTGCGCGCTATGTTTTTTCTGGTAATGAAACTCTTACAACGAACGAAGCAATTGATGTCTACGAAGAACTTCAAACAATCGATGAGCTGCTCAAGCAACTTGAAGAAGCCAAGAAGAACGCAAGAATTGGGATCATCAACATGGATGCCCTACGGGCTTTTGTCGATGAAGCCGATGTCAATGAGCTTCAGGAAATGCAGTCGACCATTGCTGACATGATAAGAGAGCAGGCTGAACTCGCCGGGCTCGAACGCAATGCTGATGGATATCAGTTGGGTTCAAAAGCCCTAAGAACCATACAAGGTTCGCTCCTCGACGAAATATTCAAATCATTAGATGCCTCGCGTTCCGGTCGACACAGCGGCCCCATTATTGGTGATGGTGTTGTCGAGATGGAACGCACACGCCCATATGAATTTGGAGATTCGGCAGCTCACTTAAATATCGCCAGAACGCTTACCAATGCTGCGATCAGAACCACTTCAAAAAATCTACCCTTTGGGGTTGGCTCTGATGACATCGAAATGCACGTAACCCGCAACAATCCTCGGGCAGCTACGTCTGTCATCATGGATATGTCGGGCTCAATGCGATCTGGAGGGCAGTACATCGCCTGCAAGAAGATGGCGCTCGCACTCGATGGACTGATACGCCGAGAATATCCCGGAGATCATCTTTCGTTGATTGAAATGTACAGTTTCGCGAAGCTTCGACATATATCTGAGATTCCCGAACTGCTACCTAAGCCAGTCACTATTCGCGACCCACTGGTTCGTCTTAAAGTCGACATGTCGAATACTGAAATCAATGAGTTCATGATCCATCCACACTTCACAAATATTCAGGCATCAATGCGACTGGCTCGCACCGTACTTGCCGGCCAAGACACTCCCAATAAACAGATCATGCTCATTACCGATGGTTTACCTACAGCACACTTTGAGGGTGATCACCTATACATGCTGTATCCACCAGACCCACTGACAGAAGAAGCAACCATGCGAGAGGCGAATCGATGTGCAAAGGACGGGATCACAATCAATATCTTCCTCGTGCCCAGCTGGAGCCAAAATTCTGAAGACATCGCTTTTGCGTATCGCTTGGCAGAGACAACTCGTGGACGAGTCTTCTTTACAGCCGGCAATGATCTAGATCGTTTCGTTCTATGGGACTACCTAGAACAAAAAAGACGAATCATTGGATAA
- a CDS encoding NUDIX domain-containing protein produces MKHIRNCAKALIIRDRQVLLIEKRVGDANWFVFPGGGQERGETLEEALQRECMEEIGTHVVVGPLRFVREYVGSKHEFGDSHQDRHHVELLFLCDVPDDYQPRMGEAPDEEQIRVDWIPLENLNEEPVFPRTLAKAIAQGDLSNLDVYWGDVN; encoded by the coding sequence ATGAAACACATTAGAAACTGCGCTAAGGCGCTCATCATCCGCGATCGACAAGTGCTCTTGATTGAGAAGCGCGTTGGCGATGCGAACTGGTTCGTCTTTCCTGGTGGCGGTCAGGAAAGGGGAGAGACACTTGAGGAGGCGCTGCAGCGTGAGTGCATGGAAGAAATTGGTACCCATGTGGTTGTGGGCCCACTGAGATTTGTTCGTGAGTACGTCGGTTCGAAGCATGAGTTTGGTGATTCGCATCAGGATCGGCATCACGTCGAGCTGCTCTTTCTTTGTGATGTGCCCGATGACTATCAGCCTCGAATGGGGGAGGCTCCTGATGAAGAGCAAATTCGTGTCGATTGGATCCCGCTAGAAAACCTAAACGAAGAACCCGTCTTTCCTCGCACGCTTGCAAAAGCGATTGCTCAAGGTGATCTATCAAATCTTGATGTCTATTGGGGTGATGTAAATTAG
- a CDS encoding PSD1 and planctomycete cytochrome C domain-containing protein, translating to MFASEEKYVLTRFGSIRSFAFGLLLIASGPFVLPAHADPEHGIDFNRDVKPILAQHCYLCHGPDHTTRKGELRLDVRESATTKRPGFGAAAIRPEEATKSLLIRLVKRQDEYRMPPIDRPRLSAQEIATLTEWIDQGAIYDTHWAWKTLNKNDTPHVDNTLWPTNDVDSWILKGLESSGLSPAPPADKAMLMRRAMFAVIGLPPTPQQIDSFVSNADPNAYNRLVDELLDSPAYGEKWSRHWLDLMRYAESYGHEFDYPISYAWRYRDYLIRTLNDDLPYDQIVREHIAGDLVSDPRLHPQRRTNESVLATGAWYLGQAVHAPVDVRLDQAERYDDQIDTMTKAFLGVTISCARCHDHKFDPFLTKDYYALAGFLRSSRENLAYLDPNATIQETILEIMSVHDHVNSTIDTSTQILPDTDPDDQSNDIVDIVIADFDTTEPKWYESGHAFVGNPHPIGHWSGRREGSPRVDRTMVDSGVLSSKLEGRFSSPTFELALPFVNYRVRGNGGQVRLIIDGYRMDIHNPLLFEGVSQKVSVPEEDGWTTISQDVTRHLGHHAHIELIDDAPDGFLAVDRIWLSETNPADDQNMTTAAITFTEDFDDSEISESWAEISKLVESLPRPLRAMTMQDGSPMDEYIFVRGDHRDNGGAAPRSFIQALGGKPIKSTGSGRLDLADDMFSHASHLIARVYVNRVWHHLFGQGLVRTTSDFGAMGESPSHPELLDVLAIDFMKDWSIKRLIRKIMLSKTYQMAAIEHDPRARDVDPDNRLLHHFPLHRLDAESIRDAVLAISGQLDTTMYGPPVPTHLTSFMTGRGRPGKSGPLDGEGRRSIYLAVLRNFLPPSMLSFDVPNACTSVGRRGNSNVPAQALALMNGPFLREQADRWGEAIVRSMPDSRQDRVQTMYLQAYARPPKKQELDLAMSFVAEVATNQEVDLDTDPVPWATLGHALLNTKEFLFIQ from the coding sequence ATGTTCGCCTCAGAAGAAAAGTATGTCTTGACTCGATTTGGCTCGATACGATCCTTCGCTTTCGGTCTGCTCCTGATCGCCAGTGGCCCCTTTGTTCTGCCTGCACACGCAGATCCTGAGCATGGCATTGACTTTAACCGAGATGTAAAACCAATCCTTGCCCAGCACTGCTATCTGTGTCATGGTCCTGACCACACGACACGCAAAGGTGAGCTTCGCCTGGATGTGCGAGAGTCTGCCACGACGAAACGACCCGGATTCGGTGCTGCAGCGATAAGGCCAGAAGAGGCAACCAAGAGTCTCTTGATTAGGCTTGTGAAAAGGCAAGACGAGTATCGTATGCCACCAATCGATCGCCCTAGACTAAGCGCACAAGAGATCGCAACTCTTACCGAGTGGATAGACCAAGGCGCCATCTACGATACCCATTGGGCATGGAAAACTCTAAACAAGAACGATACACCTCATGTTGATAACACTTTGTGGCCAACAAATGACGTGGATTCGTGGATTCTAAAAGGGCTTGAGTCGTCTGGGCTAAGTCCCGCACCACCTGCAGACAAAGCAATGCTCATGCGACGCGCGATGTTTGCGGTCATTGGCCTACCACCAACACCACAACAGATCGACTCATTTGTTTCAAATGCAGATCCTAATGCATATAACAGATTGGTCGATGAGCTCCTTGATTCCCCTGCCTATGGCGAGAAATGGTCCCGTCATTGGCTCGACCTGATGCGCTATGCGGAATCCTATGGCCATGAATTTGACTATCCGATTTCATACGCATGGCGCTATCGAGACTATCTGATTCGGACATTGAATGATGACTTGCCATACGACCAAATTGTCCGCGAGCATATTGCCGGTGACTTAGTAAGCGATCCACGTCTGCATCCACAGCGTAGAACCAATGAATCTGTGCTTGCAACAGGCGCTTGGTATTTGGGCCAAGCTGTGCACGCGCCCGTTGACGTACGCCTCGATCAGGCAGAACGATACGATGATCAGATCGACACCATGACCAAAGCATTCTTGGGTGTCACCATTAGTTGTGCTCGTTGCCATGACCACAAGTTCGATCCTTTTTTGACAAAGGATTATTACGCACTGGCTGGATTCCTTCGTAGCTCACGAGAGAACTTGGCTTATCTCGACCCAAATGCCACCATTCAAGAGACCATTCTTGAGATCATGTCAGTACATGATCATGTAAATAGCACCATTGATACGTCTACACAGATCCTGCCTGATACTGATCCAGATGATCAGTCCAACGATATTGTTGACATTGTGATTGCTGACTTCGATACGACTGAACCTAAGTGGTACGAAAGTGGACACGCTTTTGTGGGCAACCCCCATCCCATAGGGCATTGGTCTGGGCGTAGAGAAGGATCTCCACGGGTTGACAGAACCATGGTTGATAGTGGTGTTCTCTCATCGAAGCTCGAAGGGCGTTTCTCGTCACCAACCTTCGAACTCGCCCTGCCATTTGTCAACTATCGTGTTCGTGGAAACGGAGGACAGGTTCGACTGATCATTGATGGATACCGAATGGACATCCATAACCCTCTTCTCTTCGAAGGAGTGTCGCAAAAAGTAAGCGTTCCTGAGGAAGATGGCTGGACAACGATCTCGCAAGATGTCACTCGACATCTTGGCCACCATGCACACATCGAACTCATCGATGACGCTCCAGACGGTTTTTTGGCCGTCGATAGGATTTGGCTCTCAGAGACCAACCCCGCAGACGACCAGAACATGACCACTGCGGCGATTACGTTCACCGAAGATTTTGATGATTCTGAGATCTCGGAGAGCTGGGCAGAGATATCCAAGCTCGTAGAATCACTACCGAGGCCACTGCGGGCGATGACGATGCAAGATGGATCGCCAATGGATGAGTACATTTTTGTACGTGGTGATCATCGTGACAATGGCGGGGCTGCTCCGCGGAGTTTTATACAAGCACTTGGCGGTAAACCTATCAAATCGACTGGGTCAGGCAGATTGGACTTGGCAGATGATATGTTCTCCCATGCATCTCACTTGATCGCACGAGTATACGTTAATCGCGTTTGGCACCATCTTTTCGGACAAGGCTTGGTTAGAACCACGAGCGACTTTGGCGCCATGGGCGAGTCTCCGTCGCATCCAGAGCTTCTTGACGTCCTTGCTATAGACTTCATGAAGGACTGGTCTATCAAGCGTCTGATTCGCAAAATCATGCTCTCGAAGACTTATCAAATGGCTGCCATAGAGCATGATCCGAGAGCACGCGATGTCGATCCTGATAACCGACTTCTACACCACTTCCCGCTGCATCGTCTTGATGCGGAGTCAATTCGCGATGCTGTGCTAGCGATCAGCGGCCAGCTCGATACCACAATGTATGGACCGCCGGTACCCACACATCTCACCTCTTTTATGACGGGCCGTGGTCGTCCGGGGAAGAGTGGACCACTGGATGGTGAAGGACGTCGTAGCATTTACTTAGCGGTGCTACGTAATTTTCTACCCCCATCTATGCTTTCTTTTGATGTGCCAAACGCATGTACATCCGTCGGACGTCGCGGAAATTCCAACGTTCCAGCTCAAGCACTCGCACTTATGAATGGGCCTTTTCTTCGGGAGCAAGCTGACCGCTGGGGCGAGGCCATTGTCAGATCGATGCCTGACAGTCGACAGGACCGTGTCCAGACAATGTACTTGCAGGCCTATGCCCGACCACCGAAAAAACAAGAACTCGACCTCGCTATGTCTTTCGTGGCAGAGGTTGCCACCAATCAAGAGGTCGATCTTGATACCGATCCAGTACCTTGGGCTACACTTGGACATGCTCTACTAAACACAAAGGAATTTCTCTTTATACAGTAG
- a CDS encoding DUF1501 domain-containing protein — translation MAHCKRFHHQEYSRRAMLGQCAHGFGAVALTGLLCDQAVADGHRAHAPLLTNGSSGAKSVIFLYMDGGPSQVDTFDPKPRLWRDHGKPFAMEMERTQFNDNGTTLRSPWTFRRYGASGIPVSDLFPHVAECVDDLCVIRSMTSNFSEHTNANYFLHTGMGIAGRPSMGAWASYGLGRANENLPAFVVLNGGLTPPGGLDCFSSGFLPAQHQASVVLAGQGGFPNIERLERSAADQKHSLDFIRQLDQDYQERIGRSDPLEAAIANHELAFRMQWSVPELMAIDGESKATKSLYGLDEKYEPTRIYGRQCLLARRLVERGVRFVELTCPALEGDRWDQHDGLKEGHENNARAVDQPIAGLLKDLKSRGLLDQTLVIWAAEFGRTPFAQGVDGRDHNPFGFTIWMAGGGIRGGMTYGSTDEFGYKAIDRPVEIHDLHATMLHAVGIDHRQLTMRHGGRDMRLTDVHGHVLHDIFS, via the coding sequence ATGGCTCACTGCAAACGCTTTCATCATCAAGAGTATTCTCGACGCGCCATGCTTGGCCAGTGTGCTCATGGATTTGGAGCTGTCGCGTTAACGGGACTGCTCTGCGATCAAGCAGTTGCTGATGGGCATCGTGCTCATGCCCCACTACTTACCAATGGATCTTCAGGGGCCAAGAGTGTGATCTTTCTCTATATGGATGGAGGTCCCTCTCAGGTCGATACTTTCGATCCGAAACCTCGGTTGTGGCGAGATCATGGCAAGCCCTTCGCCATGGAGATGGAGCGTACACAATTCAACGACAATGGCACAACTCTTCGCTCTCCCTGGACTTTTCGAAGATACGGTGCATCGGGAATTCCCGTGAGCGATCTCTTTCCTCACGTTGCTGAGTGTGTTGATGACCTTTGTGTTATTCGATCGATGACATCGAACTTCTCAGAACACACCAATGCAAATTATTTCCTTCACACAGGCATGGGTATTGCCGGACGACCAAGTATGGGCGCCTGGGCCAGCTACGGTCTCGGACGAGCAAATGAAAATCTTCCCGCATTCGTGGTACTCAACGGCGGCTTGACGCCTCCAGGTGGACTCGATTGTTTTTCGAGTGGTTTCTTACCCGCGCAACATCAAGCATCGGTCGTGTTAGCTGGCCAAGGTGGATTTCCTAATATTGAACGACTTGAACGAAGTGCGGCAGACCAAAAGCACTCGTTGGACTTCATTCGTCAGCTTGATCAAGACTATCAGGAGAGAATTGGTCGATCCGATCCTCTTGAAGCGGCCATCGCTAATCATGAACTTGCTTTTCGAATGCAATGGTCTGTTCCCGAGCTGATGGCAATTGATGGTGAATCGAAAGCAACCAAATCTCTGTACGGCCTTGATGAAAAGTATGAGCCGACTCGCATCTACGGAAGGCAATGTCTACTCGCCCGCCGTCTTGTAGAACGTGGTGTTCGTTTTGTCGAACTCACCTGTCCTGCACTGGAAGGTGATCGATGGGATCAGCATGACGGGCTCAAAGAGGGGCACGAGAACAATGCACGTGCTGTCGATCAACCGATCGCTGGACTTCTCAAAGACCTAAAGAGCCGCGGCCTCCTTGATCAGACATTGGTGATCTGGGCTGCAGAATTTGGCAGAACGCCTTTCGCACAAGGTGTTGATGGTCGCGATCATAATCCATTCGGCTTTACGATCTGGATGGCCGGTGGTGGTATTCGAGGTGGAATGACCTACGGTTCAACAGATGAGTTTGGCTATAAGGCCATTGATCGACCTGTTGAAATTCATGACCTTCATGCCACGATGCTTCATGCCGTAGGCATTGATCATCGACAACTTACAATGCGGCATGGTGGGCGCGATATGCGCCTGACCGATGTACATGGCCACGTACTTCACGACATCTTTTCTTAA
- a CDS encoding sugar phosphate isomerase/epimerase: MQSQDTCITRRAAIQWCSAAAAIGIVSRASLGTIWDADDVAEDLSPLPISLAQWSLHRAINAKEFDPLEFARVTAQEYGLNAVEYVSTFYRGKAEDDGYLAKLKDMADSHGVTSLLIMVDGEGQLGNPDPVARKQAVKNHYKWIHAAKFLGCHAIRVNAASQGTRTEQMHRAADGLRQLAEYGATQKMSVIVENHGGLSSDGSWLAAVMREVNNPNCGTLPDFGNFQMSEGVWYDRYKGVKELMPYAKAVSAKSRAFDADGQETTTDYARMMKIVRNAGYNGYVGIEYEGGQVSEKEGILKTKKLLESVGCVAISPKASRSPAKS; this comes from the coding sequence ATGCAATCCCAGGACACCTGTATAACTCGTAGAGCAGCGATTCAATGGTGCAGCGCTGCTGCGGCCATTGGCATCGTTAGTAGGGCTAGCTTGGGGACGATATGGGATGCAGATGATGTAGCGGAAGATCTATCCCCGCTTCCAATTTCATTAGCACAATGGTCACTGCATCGTGCTATTAATGCCAAAGAGTTCGACCCACTAGAGTTTGCAAGGGTGACGGCTCAAGAATATGGCCTGAACGCAGTTGAGTATGTAAGTACGTTTTATCGTGGTAAGGCGGAAGATGATGGGTATCTTGCAAAGCTCAAAGATATGGCTGATAGTCATGGCGTAACAAGTTTGCTCATTATGGTTGATGGAGAAGGTCAACTGGGGAATCCAGACCCTGTCGCACGTAAGCAAGCAGTCAAGAACCATTACAAGTGGATACACGCCGCCAAATTCCTTGGATGTCATGCGATACGTGTTAATGCTGCCTCGCAAGGCACGCGAACTGAGCAGATGCATCGAGCAGCTGATGGCTTACGTCAGTTAGCAGAATATGGTGCCACTCAAAAAATGAGCGTCATCGTGGAGAATCATGGTGGCCTGTCTTCAGATGGGTCGTGGTTAGCAGCGGTGATGCGTGAAGTCAACAATCCGAATTGTGGAACACTTCCAGACTTTGGAAACTTCCAAATGTCAGAAGGCGTCTGGTACGATCGATATAAAGGCGTCAAAGAGTTGATGCCTTATGCAAAAGCAGTGAGTGCGAAGTCAAGAGCTTTTGATGCTGACGGACAAGAGACAACTACCGACTATGCTCGGATGATGAAAATCGTCCGCAATGCTGGTTATAACGGATATGTTGGGATTGAATATGAGGGCGGGCAAGTCTCTGAGAAAGAGGGCATTCTCAAAACAAAGAAGTTACTTGAGAGTGTTGGCTGCGTAGCGATTTCGCCTAAGGCTTCAAGATCACCTGCAAAGTCTTAA